A single genomic interval of Halichondria panicea chromosome 2, odHalPani1.1, whole genome shotgun sequence harbors:
- the LOC135331213 gene encoding metal transporter CNNM4-like → MAAGSRSHLYNQKTQTLYVCKHGVWLLALLSLFQCCGASSVVSTRLTGYRPVEKYRGIDDDGVFNILAGSNVTFLLFGEGINNNTYIKFTESPSSCNDREVDRVGGNRVLPYPPNDNRTDSPNTQYSLFFNLFSSEQRTYYFCLDFDGNNNYKHQGSDTWLTVVVQIDALPLWAKIVFIITLMILSGLFSGLNLGLMALDPTTLKIIKQSGTKRQRVYANIIFRVRRHGNYLLCTLLLGNVVVNSSLTILLDEVLPGGIYAVLASSLAIVVFGEIIPQAICSRHGLVIGAWTIPLTLIFMVLTLPLSLPFSFVLNLILGKEVGAVYNRDQLLKLLDVTQEHHDMVEDEVKIITGVLAYKGKVAEKVMTKFEDVYFVSVDSMLDFKLMREIYDSGFSRIPIYEGDKNNIVGLLYVRDLAFVDPDDQTAVQAHMEFYKHELQFVWHDTKLGELLKVFVSGKCHMAVVQKVNNETEGDPFYENVGVVTLEDILEEILQLEIVDETDRFTDNQNKKLNSRKNFNVAEFDNPSGEDTLSSQQRLAVFQFLSTVVEPFQKKYISHNVLKRLLMKSVVRKISLEESNRTNLQLYTTGNEASFFTLVLEGCMEVHIGKDELTFDSKSFTYFGAQALLNSTLDTPTEYIPDYTVRPSVDSIVIIITKRQYLAAVEASRFVEEKTGISIEANGGAIENPKRDVFAKEWELAEDQDLGDSQLSTGLSSITKFLKKKHKHSQQPSDKRHLLTQSSEDSSESQHSQSLHKAVTVKRSVDVLEDRYKWLSPPEQNGESLLETRSDGDVSTELSVLPTEVQDYESEPNASYFRTSVGREEWAHNTSTEV, encoded by the exons ATGGCTGCAGGCTCAAGGAGCCATTTATACAACCAGAAGACACAGACGTTGTACGTTTGCAAGCATGGCGTTTGGCTGCTAGCTCTCCTATCTCTGTTCCAGTGCTGTGGTGCTAGTTCTGTTGTATCAACTCGTCTGACTGGCTACAGACCTGTAGAAAAGTACAGAGGCATTGACGATGATGGCGTGTTCAATATTTTAG CTGGCAGCAATGTCACCTTTCTTTTGTTTGGAGAAGGTATCAACAACAACACTTACATCAAGTTCACTGAGAGCCCAAGCTCCTGTAATGATCGTGAAGTAGACAGAGTGGGCGGCAACCGTGTTCTACCGTATCCCCCGAATGATAATCGAACTGATTCTCCCAACACTCAATATAGCTTGTTCTTCAACTTGTTTTCATCAGAACAAAGAACATACTACTTTTGTTTAGACTTCGATGGTAATAACAACTATAAGCATCAAGGCTCCGATACATGGCTTACAGTAGTTGTTCAGATTGACGCCTTGCCTCTCTGGGCCAAAATTGTCTTCATTATTACTCTGATGATTCTCTCTGGCCTTTTCTCTGGTCTTAACCTTGGACTTATGGCTTTAGACCCAACCACACTTAAGATTATCAAACAGAGTGGCACTAAACGACAACGAGTGTATGCCAACATCATTTTTCGTGTTCGAAGGCATGGAAACTACCTACTGTGTACTCTGTTGCTTGGAAATGTTGTAGTGAATAGCTCACTTACAATTTTGCTAGATGAAGTACTCCCAGGTGGCATATACGCTGTGCTTGCTTCTTCACTTGCTATTGTTGTTTTCGGTGAAATAATTCCTCAGGCAATTTGTTCTCGGCACGGACTTGTGATAGGAGCCTGGACTATCCCACTCACCCTGATATTCATGGTCCTAACTCTTCCTTTATCTCTTCCTTTTAGTTTTGTCCTGAACTTAATTCTGGGAAAGGAGGTAGGGGCAGTGTACAATCGGGATCAACTGTTGAAACTGCTGGATGTTACTCAAGAACATCATGATATGGTGGAGGACGAGGTCAAAATTATCACTGGTGTGTTGGCTTATAAGGGGAAGGTGGCTGAGAAGGTCATGACCAAGTTTGAGGATGTGTACTTTGTCAGTGTGGATAGTATGCTTGACTTTAAGCTGATGCGAGAGATTTACGATTCTGGCTTTAGCCGAATTCCCATTTATGAAGGAGATAAAAACAATATTGTTGGACTATTATACGTTCGTGATTTGGCGTTTGTTGATCCTGATGATCAAACTGCAGTCCAAGCCCACATGGAGTTCTACAAACATGAGCTCCAGTTTGTTTGGCATGACACTAAGCTGGGAGAGCTATTAAAAGTTTTTGTGTCTGGCAAGTGCCATATGGCCGTCGTGCAGAAGGTCAACAATGAGACTGAAGGAGACCCTTTCTATGAGAATGTTG GAGTGGTGACTCTGGAGGATATACTAGAGGAAATACTTCAGCTGGAGATTGTGGATGAGACAGACAGATTCA CTGATAATCAGAACAAGAAACTTAATTCAAGGAAGAACTTCAATGTGGCTGAGTTTGACAATCCCTCGGGAGAAGACACCCTCTCTTCGCAACAGAGACTGGCAGTCTTCCAGTTCCTTTccacag TTGTTGAACCTTTCCAGAAGAAGTACATTTCACACAATGTTCTGAAGCGTCTTCTTATGAAGAGTGTGGTTCGAAAAATATCACTAGAGGAGTCAAACAGAACTAACCTGCAGCTTTACACCACCGGAAATGAAGCTAGCTTTTTCACCTTGGTTCTTGAAGGGTGTATGGAAGTACATATTGGCAAAGATGAGCTCACATTTGATAGCAAGTCCTTCACATACTTTGGAGCACAAGCTCTTCTTAACTCTAcactggacacacccactgagTACATTCCAGACTACACTGTGCGTCCAAGTGTCGACAGTATCGTGATCATCATTACTAAGCGACAATACCTTGCTGCTGTAGAAGCATCCCGATTCGTAGAGGAGAAAACTGGCATCTCCATTGAGGCGAATGGGGGAGCCATTGAGAATCCGAAACGAGATGTATTTGCTAAAGAGTGGGAGCTAGCTGAGGACCAAGATCTGGGAGATTCACAATTATCGACCGGGCTTAGCTCTATAACTAAGTTCCTAAAAAAAAAGCATAAGCACTCCCAGCAACCCTCTGATAAGCGGCATTTACTGACTCAATCAAGCGAAGATAGTTCTGAATCCCAGCATTCACAATCTTTGCACAAAGCTGTTACTGTAAAGCGTTCAGTAGATGTTTTGGAAGACAGATATAAATGGTTGTCCCCACCTGAACAAAATGGAGAGAGCTTGCTGGAAACGCGGAGTGATGGCGATGTGTCAACTGAATTAAGTGTGCTGCCAACTGAAGTGCAGGACTATGAGAGTGAACCCAATGCAAGTTACTTCAGAACTAGTGTGGGCAGAGAGGAATGGGCTCACAACACCTCCACGGAGGTTTGA